From one uncultured Paludibacter sp. genomic stretch:
- a CDS encoding MiaB-like tRNA modifying enzyme — protein sequence MIDNNIFHNKKVVYHTLGCKLNFAETSHIGRQLSEEGFSKVRTGEEADICIINTCSVTDTADHKCRQAINRLHRQHPKAKIIVTGCYAQLKPDEISNIEGVNLVLGANEKFDIPQFLKESDAAKIYRADILKIKKFRPSYSHDDRTRYFLKVQDGCDYYCTYCTIPLARGHSRSGTVAETVKMAEEIIQAGGKEIVLTGVNTGDFGRHNKETFLDLIKALDAIDAEVRYRISSIEPNLITDEIIRFVAQSKHFMPHFHIPLQGGTNEILRLMKRRYTTELFAEKLNTIKNILPDAFIGVDVIVGVRGETDELFEKGLEFIKSLDFSQLHVFTYSERADTQMLDIEHIVPTKERKRRSDLLHQLSDEKTKSFYEKQIGKKANVLWEAKKEADIMHGFTGNYVRLRRSFDKNLINKFENVIISKENITLHHTSEL from the coding sequence ATGATTGACAATAATATATTTCACAATAAAAAAGTAGTTTATCACACCTTGGGATGTAAACTGAATTTTGCGGAAACTTCTCATATCGGACGTCAGCTTTCCGAAGAAGGTTTCTCCAAAGTGCGTACAGGAGAGGAAGCCGATATTTGCATTATCAATACTTGTTCCGTAACCGACACTGCCGACCATAAATGTCGTCAGGCAATAAATCGTTTGCACCGCCAGCATCCAAAGGCAAAAATTATAGTTACCGGTTGTTATGCACAATTGAAACCGGACGAAATTTCAAATATAGAAGGCGTAAATTTAGTATTGGGTGCGAATGAAAAATTCGATATTCCTCAATTTTTAAAAGAATCGGACGCTGCGAAAATTTACCGTGCCGATATCTTGAAAATTAAAAAATTCCGCCCCTCCTACTCTCACGATGACCGCACCCGTTATTTTTTAAAAGTACAGGACGGCTGTGATTATTATTGCACATATTGTACTATTCCATTAGCGCGCGGACACAGCCGTAGCGGAACTGTTGCGGAAACAGTAAAAATGGCGGAAGAAATTATCCAAGCCGGAGGAAAAGAAATTGTACTCACAGGTGTTAATACCGGTGATTTTGGAAGACACAACAAAGAAACTTTCTTGGATTTAATAAAAGCGTTGGATGCTATTGACGCCGAAGTTCGTTATCGGATTTCGTCCATCGAACCCAATTTGATAACGGATGAAATTATTCGTTTTGTGGCTCAGAGCAAACATTTTATGCCTCATTTTCATATTCCGTTGCAAGGCGGAACCAATGAAATTCTGAGACTAATGAAACGCCGCTACACTACAGAACTTTTTGCGGAAAAACTGAATACAATAAAAAATATTCTTCCCGATGCCTTTATCGGTGTGGATGTTATTGTAGGCGTGCGCGGCGAAACTGATGAACTTTTTGAAAAAGGACTTGAATTTATAAAATCGCTGGATTTTTCACAACTTCACGTTTTTACTTATTCCGAGCGAGCCGACACACAAATGCTTGATATCGAACACATCGTTCCAACTAAGGAACGCAAAAGAAGAAGTGACTTACTTCATCAACTTTCGGATGAAAAAACAAAATCATTTTACGAAAAACAAATAGGGAAAAAAGCGAATGTGTTGTGGGAAGCAAAAAAAGAAGCAGATATAATGCACGGATTTACAGGAAATTACGTTCGTTTACGGCGTTCGTTCGACAAAAATCTTATCAATAAATTTGAAAATGTGATTATTTCAAAAGAAAATATAACCCTTCATCATACTTCTGAATTATGA
- a CDS encoding hypothetical protein (Evidence 5 : Unknown function): MAIIWKENPVVGDIEVRGGVTYKYDAKGRWVAQKSPETDPVYNSEKATLAHLEDIPEPPDLSPYLKKGKYTFEIQADGAQWHGEYLKVYLGYDLYNSQNSTFERITPVTLSVKTGAGTMNLSPIISYPSRETSYLYQGFDFKDAEGFLSRVKDFDKLTLTYNIDTVNWEYLDYDVQGVLGDNIILDEFDTYHSSVMEKTIRACYPDIPNEIFNTAAEGELQPSGIPTYCSDKRANLISRPIGNSTYNTDRASNPNILAICSHYDNVFAERNVIQYNKNTIGVGARPNNTTDPFGTSYGTAMQFFEEANNVRLNELYGDVTYAHIIGWGTISGDRKTITATNSNFSFLNCLQVEIGNNFGVGYGGDFDYNGEIGVIESITDTTITFVTALPELQPAESTANQPETLFFWLPEAKIGTIWNYRKWGDYPTNLIPASQSYFQSPAVAIVVYKFRKIRNLTKVGWGLCEEAAVMTASNSTMQIIDDKKVYTTHWDKFRGYGIVDVDKAVEYIFDNYINNDIVKRQILALTPKINPVLVFEDLDENDLVSKKMILDLLNL, encoded by the coding sequence ATGGCAATAATTTGGAAAGAAAATCCTGTGGTGGGAGATATAGAAGTAAGAGGCGGCGTAACATATAAGTACGATGCTAAAGGGCGTTGGGTTGCGCAAAAATCACCTGAGACAGACCCTGTATATAATTCTGAAAAAGCTACTTTGGCACATTTAGAAGATATTCCAGAGCCGCCCGATTTAAGTCCATATCTTAAAAAAGGAAAATATACTTTTGAAATTCAAGCAGACGGCGCTCAATGGCACGGGGAGTATTTAAAAGTTTATTTAGGTTATGATTTATACAACAGTCAAAATTCTACTTTTGAAAGGATTACCCCTGTAACACTTTCAGTTAAAACAGGAGCCGGGACGATGAATTTATCTCCAATTATATCTTATCCCTCTAGAGAAACATCATATCTATATCAAGGGTTCGATTTTAAGGATGCTGAAGGATTTTTGAGCAGAGTTAAAGACTTTGACAAATTAACTCTTACTTATAATATCGATACAGTAAACTGGGAATACTTAGATTATGATGTTCAGGGTGTTTTAGGAGACAATATTATTTTAGATGAATTTGATACATATCACTCATCTGTGATGGAAAAAACAATCCGAGCTTGTTATCCAGATATTCCAAATGAAATTTTTAATACAGCAGCAGAGGGAGAATTACAGCCATCTGGAATTCCCACATATTGTTCGGATAAAAGAGCAAATCTTATATCTCGTCCTATAGGAAATTCTACATATAATACAGATAGAGCTTCTAATCCAAACATATTGGCAATTTGTTCTCATTATGATAATGTTTTTGCCGAACGGAATGTTATTCAATATAACAAAAATACAATAGGTGTAGGCGCAAGACCAAACAATACAACAGATCCGTTTGGCACTTCTTATGGAACTGCTATGCAGTTTTTCGAGGAGGCAAATAATGTTAGGTTGAATGAATTATATGGAGATGTAACATACGCACATATAATTGGTTGGGGAACGATTTCGGGAGACAGAAAAACAATAACAGCAACAAACTCAAATTTTAGTTTTTTGAATTGCTTACAAGTTGAGATTGGAAATAATTTTGGCGTTGGCTATGGAGGTGATTTTGATTATAACGGTGAAATTGGAGTGATAGAATCGATTACGGATACAACAATTACATTCGTTACAGCTCTACCTGAACTTCAACCGGCAGAATCTACGGCTAATCAACCTGAAACCCTGTTCTTCTGGTTGCCGGAAGCTAAAATAGGGACTATATGGAATTATAGAAAGTGGGGAGATTATCCCACTAACTTAATACCGGCATCTCAATCTTATTTCCAAAGCCCTGCTGTTGCGATTGTAGTTTACAAGTTTAGAAAAATCAGAAATTTAACAAAAGTTGGTTGGGGACTGTGCGAAGAAGCGGCAGTGATGACAGCTTCTAATTCTACAATGCAGATTATAGACGATAAAAAGGTTTACACAACGCATTGGGATAAATTTAGAGGTTATGGAATAGTCGATGTGGATAAGGCGGTTGAGTATATTTTTGACAATTACATTAATAACGATATAGTTAAAAGACAAATTTTAGCTTTAACTCCAAAAATAAATCCTGTATTAGTTTTTGAGGATTTAGACGAAAATGATTTAGTGAGCAAAAAAATGATTTTAGATTTATTAAATTTATAA
- a CDS encoding Glyoxalase/bleomycin resistance protein/dioxygenase has product MKKDFTIDLIELPSTSIEDLEKTKNFMSSVFGWQYTAWGEDYADSTSSGTAHAFNAEAEHKPTMPMIVIYANDLEKTKAEVENQGGIIVKDTFSFPGGRRFHFIEPSGNLLAVWSDK; this is encoded by the coding sequence ATGAAAAAAGATTTTACAATCGATTTAATTGAATTGCCTTCCACTTCTATTGAAGATTTGGAAAAAACGAAAAACTTTATGTCTTCCGTTTTTGGATGGCAATATACAGCTTGGGGCGAAGATTATGCCGATTCCACCTCAAGCGGAACTGCCCACGCTTTTAATGCAGAAGCAGAACATAAACCTACCATGCCTATGATAGTGATTTATGCCAACGATTTGGAAAAAACAAAAGCTGAAGTTGAAAATCAAGGAGGAATAATTGTGAAAGACACTTTTTCCTTTCCCGGAGGCAGACGTTTTCATTTTATAGAGCCCTCAGGCAATCTTTTAGCTGTTTGGAGCGATAAATAA
- a CDS encoding TonB family domain-containing protein → MAREINLTSNEWCNIIFEGKNKEYGAYLLRKESSKRHWTAFAMVTMLVILTFSFSKISNKLFLNKEKEIYSDVIEITKLPPPEKDKEPIRPQIETPKSKPVFPQIKFIAPVIKPDDQVRPEDEIPPASVLTETQAVISDRNAEGDINGVDPRTLETNTEITGEKIEDNDVHNMVGLEIQPSFPGGEAELMKFLSENIKYPTIPQENNVQGKVTVQFVIGKDGSIEDVQIAKGVDRYLDAEAMRVIKSMPKWIPGKQGGRAVRVKYYVPVNFKLQ, encoded by the coding sequence ATGGCACGCGAAATTAATCTAACCTCAAACGAATGGTGCAACATCATTTTTGAAGGAAAAAACAAGGAATATGGGGCTTATTTGCTCCGAAAAGAGTCTTCCAAAAGACACTGGACTGCTTTTGCAATGGTAACTATGCTGGTGATACTCACTTTTTCTTTTTCAAAAATATCTAATAAACTTTTTCTAAATAAAGAAAAAGAGATTTACAGTGATGTGATTGAAATAACAAAATTGCCTCCACCAGAAAAAGACAAGGAACCAATTAGACCGCAAATTGAAACTCCAAAATCTAAACCAGTGTTTCCACAAATTAAATTTATTGCTCCTGTTATAAAACCGGATGATCAAGTAAGACCTGAAGATGAAATACCTCCGGCATCAGTACTGACAGAAACTCAGGCTGTAATATCTGACAGAAATGCAGAAGGCGATATAAATGGAGTTGATCCAAGAACTTTAGAAACAAATACAGAGATTACAGGTGAAAAAATAGAAGACAATGATGTTCATAATATGGTTGGACTGGAGATTCAACCTTCTTTTCCCGGTGGCGAAGCTGAACTGATGAAATTTTTGAGTGAAAATATCAAATATCCGACTATTCCACAAGAAAATAATGTTCAGGGGAAAGTTACCGTACAATTTGTGATAGGAAAAGATGGTTCCATTGAGGATGTTCAAATAGCAAAAGGTGTGGATAGATATTTAGATGCAGAAGCGATGCGCGTAATAAAATCGATGCCGAAATGGATTCCCGGAAAACAAGGAGGAAGAGCTGTAAGAGTAAAATATTATGTTCCGGTGAATTTTAAATTGCAATGA
- a CDS encoding Extracellular ribonuclease/nuclease fusion protein, with the protein MKKILPLILFIIFCSHVSSQTSRTIPDIQGSGNTSPRNGDFVKTSGIVTAKYIGSNMINGFFLQDASGDGNSNTSDGIFVSTSTDNIVVGDKIQLTATVNEYNGRTQLINPVIINIDSHNNTLPVTKVVFDPANFNWEKYEGMLLEFSQTLFVNNNRNLERYGELELGDVRKPSPTNIAFPASTEYEAQVNRNALTPIYLDDAITTSYYSPIVFADGDGTRRTGERITNLQAVVDYVNSKYVIYPATFPVYFYGNPRPVAPTDLGNYNLKVCGFNLEYYLTQNFGTGLGPDNQTESDRQHTKIIQALKAIDADIYGLVEIEQGQAALTKLANSLISVTGKPYAFINDGGTVNGTYTKVGYLYRSDIVTPYKSLKENNSPSPANRKKLQAFTLKSNNEKFIFSINHFKAKSGCSSATGNDADQGDGQSCYNATRTAEANSVINFINSNKGYYGDDDALVMGDLNAYAKEDPIQAFTNNGYFDMHQKFHPDTAYSYVYNGEAGYLDHALANESMKKQITGVSVFHINSDEPTMFEYSGSKYQPDMYRCSDHDPVVVGISLGVISDVSSLPFDEKVKVYPTYVKEYFTVENAEEGYIQIYSLNGVKLYETQIQSNKETFSKETLQLQSGAYVVRILGEKSMARRMIIVK; encoded by the coding sequence ATGAAAAAGATTTTACCCCTAATATTATTTATAATCTTTTGTTCACACGTTTCATCGCAAACATCACGAACTATTCCAGATATTCAAGGTAGCGGAAATACCAGCCCTCGCAATGGAGATTTTGTAAAAACCTCCGGCATTGTTACTGCCAAATATATTGGTAGTAATATGATAAATGGTTTTTTTCTTCAAGATGCATCAGGTGACGGAAATTCAAACACTTCAGATGGAATTTTTGTTTCCACATCTACCGATAATATTGTAGTTGGCGATAAAATTCAACTTACGGCTACTGTAAATGAATACAATGGGAGAACTCAATTAATTAATCCTGTCATTATCAATATAGATTCTCACAATAATACACTTCCGGTTACTAAAGTAGTATTTGATCCCGCAAATTTCAATTGGGAAAAATACGAAGGAATGTTGCTCGAATTTTCTCAAACACTTTTTGTAAACAACAACCGCAATTTAGAACGATACGGTGAACTGGAATTGGGCGATGTAAGAAAACCATCTCCGACAAACATAGCTTTTCCGGCGTCAACGGAATATGAAGCGCAAGTAAACAGAAATGCTTTAACTCCGATTTATTTGGATGATGCAATTACCACAAGTTACTACTCACCAATAGTTTTTGCCGATGGAGACGGAACGCGCCGTACAGGTGAGCGAATTACAAATTTACAAGCCGTAGTAGATTATGTAAATAGTAAATATGTAATTTATCCTGCAACATTTCCTGTATATTTTTATGGTAATCCGCGTCCGGTGGCTCCAACCGATTTAGGTAATTACAACTTGAAAGTTTGCGGATTTAATTTGGAATACTACTTGACACAAAATTTCGGAACGGGATTGGGACCTGATAATCAAACTGAATCGGACAGACAACACACAAAAATAATTCAAGCGCTCAAAGCCATTGATGCAGATATTTATGGTTTAGTAGAAATTGAACAAGGGCAAGCCGCCTTAACAAAATTAGCAAACTCTTTAATCTCAGTTACAGGAAAACCTTATGCCTTTATAAACGATGGAGGAACCGTAAACGGAACTTACACAAAAGTAGGATATCTTTATCGTTCCGATATTGTGACTCCGTATAAAAGTTTGAAAGAAAACAACTCGCCAAGTCCCGCAAACAGAAAGAAACTGCAAGCATTTACCTTAAAATCGAATAACGAAAAATTTATTTTCAGTATAAATCATTTCAAAGCTAAAAGCGGATGTAGCAGCGCTACAGGAAACGATGCCGACCAAGGCGATGGGCAGAGCTGTTATAATGCAACCCGAACAGCAGAAGCAAATTCTGTGATTAATTTTATAAACTCCAATAAAGGATATTATGGTGATGATGATGCGCTTGTAATGGGCGATTTGAATGCCTATGCGAAAGAAGACCCAATTCAGGCATTTACAAACAACGGTTATTTTGATATGCACCAAAAGTTTCATCCAGATACGGCTTACAGTTATGTTTATAATGGAGAAGCAGGTTATTTAGACCATGCATTGGCAAATGAAAGTATGAAAAAACAAATTACGGGAGTTTCAGTTTTTCATATTAATTCTGATGAACCGACTATGTTTGAGTACAGCGGCTCTAAATATCAACCGGATATGTATCGTTGTTCCGACCACGATCCGGTTGTGGTTGGTATTTCGCTTGGTGTTATCAGCGATGTAAGTTCACTCCCTTTTGATGAAAAAGTGAAAGTTTATCCTACGTATGTGAAAGAATATTTTACCGTAGAAAATGCAGAGGAAGGATATATTCAAATTTATTCTCTTAACGGAGTAAAACTGTACGAAACTCAAATTCAGAGCAATAAGGAAACTTTTTCAAAGGAAACTCTTCAATTACAATCTGGAGCTTATGTTGTAAGAATACTGGGTGAAAAGTCAATGGCAAGACGTATGATTATTGTGAAATAA
- a CDS encoding conserved hypothetical protein (Evidence 4 : Unknown function but conserved in other organisms), translated as MAEIQQTQRGERNRTRQKKVQLRVDFTPMVDMNMLLITFFMLATTMIKPQSMKITMPAKEGANTEVPKSKAVTVYLGKNHHVYYFQGEPDLKQSNYLTRTDFASTGLRKVLLDKNAEIVTQVEELKQLKANLQISKENFEKEVSKLKENSPIVMIKPLDNSTYNDMVSALDEMLITNIGKYVVAKLDEKDKIMLKNSMVEF; from the coding sequence ATGGCTGAAATTCAACAAACACAGCGTGGAGAACGAAACAGAACCCGCCAAAAGAAAGTTCAATTGCGGGTGGATTTCACTCCGATGGTAGATATGAATATGCTCCTGATAACCTTCTTTATGTTGGCGACCACTATGATAAAACCGCAAAGTATGAAAATTACTATGCCTGCTAAAGAAGGTGCAAACACAGAAGTGCCTAAATCGAAAGCGGTAACCGTTTATCTTGGGAAAAATCATCATGTGTATTATTTTCAGGGTGAACCGGATTTGAAACAATCAAACTATTTAACTCGAACAGATTTTGCATCGACCGGACTTCGGAAAGTTCTTTTGGATAAAAATGCCGAAATTGTTACCCAAGTAGAAGAATTGAAACAATTGAAAGCAAACTTGCAAATTTCAAAAGAAAATTTTGAAAAGGAAGTTTCAAAACTAAAAGAAAATAGCCCTATTGTGATGATAAAACCGCTCGACAATTCCACTTACAATGATATGGTAAGCGCTTTGGACGAAATGCTGATTACTAATATTGGGAAATATGTGGTGGCAAAGTTAGATGAAAAAGATAAAATAATGCTGAAAAACTCGATGGTGGAATTTTGA
- a CDS encoding exported hypothetical protein (Evidence 5 : Unknown function), with amino-acid sequence MKRLIIFILLFLGLIGCSGIKKTAQLTDKSKSDVDIKTSGEIIAKNDSSIVNKTNTEETKKIETDRNEKKNDSVKTITRYIYFDTSKPLTAFGTPPVSSIFENSTQSFSNTQISENEKQSLGKKIEADIKKEYENRYNEKFNSLLNLIERQNIKLTEKEKKGTSPWRIFVFGVLTPFLAKLIYFLIKKLKILGYI; translated from the coding sequence ATGAAACGCTTAATTATTTTCATATTGTTATTTTTAGGATTAATTGGATGTTCCGGTATAAAAAAAACCGCGCAATTAACCGATAAAAGTAAATCAGATGTAGATATTAAAACATCCGGTGAAATTATTGCGAAAAATGACAGTTCCATAGTAAATAAGACGAACACTGAAGAAACAAAAAAAATTGAAACGGATCGAAATGAGAAAAAAAATGACAGTGTTAAAACAATTACCCGGTACATATACTTTGATACGTCTAAACCTTTAACAGCTTTTGGAACGCCACCTGTAAGTTCAATATTTGAGAATAGTACACAATCATTTTCAAATACGCAAATCTCAGAGAATGAAAAACAGTCTTTAGGAAAAAAAATTGAGGCGGACATAAAAAAAGAGTATGAAAATCGGTATAATGAAAAATTTAACAGCTTATTAAATTTAATCGAGCGCCAAAATATCAAACTAACTGAAAAAGAAAAAAAGGGAACTTCCCCCTGGAGGATTTTTGTTTTTGGGGTTTTAACTCCTTTTTTGGCGAAATTGATTTATTTTCTAATAAAAAAACTCAAAATACTTGGATATATATAA
- a CDS encoding putative Site-specific recombinase XerD (Evidence 3 : Putative function from multiple computational evidences) has translation MGRKQTLIVYPHLNDCGGDPAGTWYVEYKYRIPNNPNIIKERIYKGLQKGTLQERYDIANKIISEKREWLESGKYLTGAGKTRVYMDELMYNNTARLYGKIKSELPTVRQNISEYLTFIKSLKTSVTYSNIQTKLRTFTAWLETHNLNIDVKNITRKNIIDFLTYLSNEMKLSRQTIKDYKQAIYNYFEYEIEKEIITINPVNRIPSLGQIVDKSAVPFTLEERKKMKEAIKSIDPQLWLACEIQYYCALRPGVELRLMKIKWIDFEKMQIRVPNEQAKNNQTEIVDIPDQLMTELIPLKNYGGNLFVFGNNKEPGLIPYGKNTLRNRFNRFRDDLGISKDKVFYSWKHTGAIQLIENGLQPYVLQEHLRHKNFDTTEKYLKKRIKNKEKRVSKFVTEI, from the coding sequence ATGGGAAGAAAACAGACACTTATCGTTTATCCGCACTTAAATGATTGCGGGGGCGATCCTGCCGGTACGTGGTACGTGGAATATAAATACCGCATACCAAACAATCCCAATATCATAAAAGAACGTATTTATAAAGGACTTCAAAAAGGTACGTTACAGGAACGTTATGATATTGCTAATAAAATTATTTCTGAAAAAAGAGAGTGGTTGGAAAGTGGTAAATATCTAACCGGAGCTGGTAAAACGCGTGTATATATGGATGAATTGATGTATAATAATACAGCGCGTCTATATGGAAAAATCAAAAGCGAATTGCCTACTGTTAGGCAAAATATCAGTGAGTACCTCACATTTATAAAATCATTGAAAACGAGCGTAACTTATTCAAACATACAAACTAAACTGCGAACTTTTACGGCTTGGCTTGAAACTCATAATTTAAATATAGATGTGAAAAATATTACCCGAAAGAATATTATTGATTTTTTAACTTATTTATCAAATGAGATGAAATTAAGCCGACAAACGATAAAAGACTATAAACAAGCTATTTATAATTATTTTGAATATGAAATCGAAAAAGAAATTATTACTATTAATCCCGTTAATCGTATTCCCAGCCTTGGGCAAATTGTGGATAAATCGGCAGTTCCTTTCACACTTGAGGAACGTAAAAAAATGAAAGAAGCAATAAAATCAATTGATCCTCAATTGTGGTTAGCTTGCGAAATTCAATATTATTGCGCGCTTCGTCCGGGTGTGGAATTAAGATTAATGAAAATAAAATGGATCGATTTTGAAAAAATGCAAATAAGAGTACCTAACGAACAGGCAAAAAACAATCAAACTGAAATTGTAGATATTCCGGATCAACTCATGACGGAATTAATACCCTTAAAAAATTACGGTGGAAATTTATTTGTGTTTGGTAATAATAAAGAACCCGGTTTAATTCCTTATGGAAAAAATACGTTACGAAACCGATTTAATCGTTTTCGGGATGATTTAGGAATTTCAAAAGATAAAGTCTTTTACTCGTGGAAACATACAGGAGCAATACAGCTAATAGAGAATGGTTTACAACCTTATGTTTTGCAAGAACATTTACGGCATAAAAATTTTGATACTACCGAAAAATATTTGAAAAAACGAATTAAGAATAAAGAGAAACGAGTTTCAAAATTCGTTACGGAAATATAG
- a CDS encoding hypothetical protein (Evidence 5 : Unknown function), with protein sequence MGKSLFIDAEWFLNQRIYLIGYAYSLSGTYQLYERTINPFSFLSILQGVDVIYCYGPDIGMLEKFFDCDLKTYYYCFNLLSIIKKLEPNLPSYKLSDLEKMAGIQRETMEYKSNIWQLHRDWQNPLKRAFAMKYNKEDVNNLIRVKNFFFQKHGIIRKDIEKYRL encoded by the coding sequence ATGGGAAAAAGTTTATTTATCGATGCCGAATGGTTTTTAAACCAACGTATTTACTTAATCGGATACGCTTACAGTTTATCCGGTACATATCAATTGTACGAGCGTACAATTAATCCATTTAGTTTTTTATCGATTCTTCAGGGTGTAGATGTAATTTATTGTTACGGGCCGGATATCGGAATGCTCGAAAAGTTTTTTGATTGTGATTTGAAAACTTACTATTATTGTTTTAATCTGCTTTCAATTATTAAAAAGTTAGAACCGAACTTGCCCAGTTATAAACTTTCCGATCTGGAAAAAATGGCAGGAATACAGCGTGAAACAATGGAATATAAAAGCAATATTTGGCAACTGCATAGAGACTGGCAAAACCCCCTTAAACGAGCGTTTGCGATGAAATATAACAAAGAAGATGTCAATAATTTAATCCGGGTGAAAAACTTCTTTTTTCAGAAACACGGTATAATAAGAAAAGATATTGAAAAATACAGGTTATAA
- the hisF gene encoding imidazole glycerol phosphate synthase, catalytic subunit with HisH (Evidence 2a : Function from experimental evidences in other organisms; PubMedId : 10222209, 4934198; Product type e : enzyme), whose product MLAKRIIPCLDIKDGKTVKGINFLNITDVGDPVELGKRYSEMGADELVFLDITATHEKRKTLSELVTRIAKHINIPFTVGGGISTVEDVSVLMKCGADKISVNSAAVRNPQLIKDLADNFGRQCVVLAIDTKYIEDEWYVFLNGGRIRTDIKTLDWAKQAVELGAGEILLTSMNHDGTKDGFALDITRAVSETVNVPVIASGGAGKMEHFTDVFNEGKADAALAASIFHYQEIGIGELKDFLKKEGVEVRI is encoded by the coding sequence ATGTTGGCAAAACGAATCATACCCTGTTTGGATATTAAAGACGGAAAAACCGTTAAAGGAATTAATTTTCTCAATATTACCGATGTCGGCGATCCTGTGGAACTTGGCAAACGCTATTCCGAAATGGGCGCGGATGAATTGGTATTTTTAGACATTACTGCCACACACGAAAAACGGAAAACGCTTTCGGAATTGGTAACGCGCATCGCAAAGCACATCAATATTCCTTTTACCGTTGGCGGAGGAATTTCTACGGTGGAAGACGTTTCGGTATTGATGAAATGTGGCGCCGATAAAATTTCGGTAAATTCTGCCGCCGTTCGCAATCCGCAATTAATTAAAGATTTGGCAGATAATTTCGGGCGACAATGCGTAGTTTTGGCTATCGACACCAAATATATCGAAGACGAATGGTATGTTTTTCTTAATGGCGGACGCATCCGCACGGATATTAAAACACTCGACTGGGCAAAACAAGCCGTTGAACTTGGCGCCGGTGAAATTTTGCTAACTTCTATGAATCACGACGGGACAAAAGACGGTTTTGCATTGGATATTACACGCGCTGTTTCCGAAACGGTAAATGTACCTGTAATTGCCAGCGGAGGTGCGGGAAAAATGGAACATTTTACCGATGTTTTTAACGAAGGAAAAGCCGATGCTGCTCTTGCCGCCAGTATTTTTCACTATCAGGAAATTGGAATTGGAGAATTGAAAGATTTTTTGAAAAAAGAAGGCGTGGAAGTGAGAATATAG
- a CDS encoding hypothetical protein (Evidence 5 : Unknown function): MQEIIIAIIGSSFVSSVISAFITRKQTKVQVKDQMDQIFEDRIKFLQNYTDNLEKKFVEKITEIQKASCIVQPCKKRIPAE; this comes from the coding sequence ATGCAAGAAATAATTATAGCTATTATAGGCAGTTCGTTTGTCTCATCTGTTATTTCCGCGTTTATTACGCGGAAGCAAACAAAAGTACAGGTAAAAGACCAAATGGATCAAATTTTTGAAGATAGAATAAAATTTCTTCAAAACTATACCGATAATCTGGAAAAAAAGTTTGTGGAAAAAATAACAGAAATTCAAAAAGCGAGCTGTATTGTTCAACCTTGTAAAAAACGTATTCCCGCCGAATGA